In the Engystomops pustulosus chromosome 2, aEngPut4.maternal, whole genome shotgun sequence genome, one interval contains:
- the LOC140116847 gene encoding olfactory receptor 52E8-like: MFLDNNTDQTEELITDLLLKWLVPSLGVLVMAEVLNNSLVHYYQDFILLGFPGFHESRRLLFIPFFLVYLVILFANSVIIHVVRTESSLHAPMYVLISLLSAVNICSTTTIIPQMLLGLLLHQIHISLVGCLIQMFFIYFHVLMDCNILLMMALDRYIAICKPLRYSNIMTRKNLILLFMASLARSVLFTSPVIYLASRVQFCKSNVLHHFACEHMALLSLACGNISKNKLVGLTLRVLSLLFDISFLSISYTCIMRAAFTISGATRQKTLHTCGTHILVILIVFFFRLTSSIVYRVSRTASQDTHNLITAIYLLIPALINPLIYGLRTTEIRHRILKLFCFYDGIRTALPPKLE; encoded by the coding sequence GTGGTTGGTTCCTTCTCTTGGTGTCCTGGTCATGGCTGAAGTCTTGAACAATTCCTTGGTTCACTACTATCAGGATTTCATCCTCTTGGGGTTCCCTGGTTTCCATGAATCCCGACGTCTCTTGTTCATCCCATTTTTCCTGGTCTATCTGGTGATTCTATTCGCCAACAGCGTTATCATCCATGTAGTGCGGACAGAGAGCTCCCTGCATGCTCCGATGTATGTCCTCATCTCCCTGCTGTCTGCTGTGAACATCTGCAGCACAACCACCATCATCCCACAGATGCTCCTTgggctcctcctccaccagattcACATCTCGCTGGTTGGATGTTTAATCCAAATGTTCTTCATTTACTTCCACGTCTTAATGGACTGCAACATTCTGCTGATGATGGCACTGGACCGATATATCGCAATTTGTAAGCCGCTGCGGTACAGCAATATAATGACCAGGAAAAACCTGATCCTCCTGTTTATGGCATCCCTCGCACGCAGCGTTTTGTTTACAAGTCCCGTCATCTACCTTGCTTCGCGAGTACAGTTCTGCAAGTCAAATGTCCTTCACCATTTCGCCTGTGAGCACATGGCGTTGCTGAGCTTGGCTTGTGGGAACATCTCTAAAAATAAACTTGTAGGTCTGACCCTGCGAGTCTTATCCCTTCTTTTTGATATCAGCTTCCTCTccatctcatacacctgtatcatGAGGGCAGCATTCACCATATCCGGGGCAACAAGACAAAAGACCCTCCACACATGCGGGACACACATCCTGGTCATCCTGATTGTCTTCTTCTTTAGGCTCACGTCATCCATTGTGTACAGAGTGTCTCGAACAGcgtcacaggacacacacaaTCTTATCACTGCCATCTACCTGCTTATTCCTGCCCTGATCAACCCCCTGATCTATGGTCTAAGGACCACGGAGATCAGACATCGGATACTAAAACTGTTTTGTTTTTATGATGGCATCAGGACAGCGCTGCCGCCAAAGCTGGAGTAG